GCAGGAGGACCTCGATGTGTTAGAAGCATACTACGTGAACATGTACTATGACAGGGTGGAGTTCCATTTGGACGACCAGATTCCATTTCTTTTCTGTTTCTACACGGACCAAGGATCCGACTACGACTTCCTCGTACAGTATCGAGACCATGACACTACCAGTGACTTGAAGTGGGAGTGGATGGTCTTCTGCAACTTTGTTGCTGTCCCAGACCCGATATGGGGATATGTGAATGTGCATGGTGTTCATTACTTTGAAAACACAGGCGCCTTCATTGGTGACCAAACCCTAATCGATGAGTCATGGTTGATTCCGCTTCATCGATTGCGTCGTTCTGTCATGATGCACGAATACGGTCACCATATTTGGGTACTTGATGTGGATGTGTTTTACCGCGAAGTCTACTGTGTCAACTGGTTCTGTGATATGGCATCGAGCGCCCTTAATACACTCAAGTTCGTCGATTACCCGTGGTATTGTCAACACCATTGGTCGCAGCACCGATGGCCGGGGTGGTAAGGATGGATGAAATGGCACTTCCTTTTCAGGCCCCTATCACGATGATGATGGGGTACACAGCAATGGCAGGTCTTGTACTGTGGCTCCTAACACGGAGGAGGCATTCCCGTTCTCTGACTGCAGTCTACCTGTCCGGGCTGCTTGTTTCCTCTGCAACAGTAGTTGGAATCTGGTTGGTGGTCACAGGTACTGATATGCTCTACCCGGTATTCAATCCTCTGCTGTTTGTGGTCACAGTATACGTTGGGTTTGTGGTCTGGGCTGCATATCAGACGCATCCTGTCTGGTCAGAAAGCAGAGTGGCGTCGCTGCGGGAGCTGCTACAGTTGGCGATGCCGGTCCTAGCCAGTCTTGGGGTGTTTGTGCTCTGTCACTCTAGCTCGGTCTACATTGTATTGGGTACGGTGACTGCGTTCTCTCTCTTACTCGTCTCTGTTGTCGTCGAATGCTCGCGAAGAGTCGCGCCCATGCCGAAACAAGGGCTTGGTCGTTCAACGCTCCGTTTGACTCAGTTGACATTGTTCCTAACCATGATGCCGCTCGTTGCTTGGACCAGCATTCACGGTACACTGCCAGTAATCGCGATGTCGCTCGTGCTGCTCATTCTACTCGCGCTATACTATGTCTTGCGACCAGTACACAGTCTAGCCCCCCCACTCGAGCGAGCGGCATATGCTATGACAGAAACCGCAGTGCTACTCGTGCTGTGGCAAGTAGGAGTCCATGCCACTGCGGCTCAGAGATGGATTCCGATATACCCGGACATCAATATCCTGAGTCTTTTCAGCATCATGGCGGTCATGACAGCAAGATTGATACTCGCCGTCAGACAGGAGAAGACTGGAAACGCGGAGTGTGCCCAAGTTCAGGGGACCGAACCATCACAGACCTAGCAAGGACTGGGCAGTTGATGCATGGTAGTGGATAACTGTTGATTGTCGTCTTCGGTGCGATATGGTGTGGGGACTGCAAGAACGCTATGCCGGTCCTTCTGCATAGAAGAGGAACTAAAGATGGAATCCGTGTGCTTGGTACACTCAGGACGTGTCTGTTCAAGCGCACACAGAAGTAGGCGGTACCACGTACGTGAGCCAGAGCGGAGAGAGCAGCCATCATGGGCGGATCACAAAGAGGGGCTCTCCACGAGTCAGAGCGGTGATGGTACAGGCTGTACAGGTGGCGGTCAGACACGACGAGCGGATGAGGGCGCGGTATCACAGGGTCCGGACGCGGAGAGGCGCAGCGAAGCAGCAGTGGCGGTGGCACGGGAACTGGTGGTGACCATGTATCACATGCTGAAGAACAGAGAGCCCTACAGGACTCGGAGACAGAAGACGGTGGAGGCAAAACTTAAGAGTCTTGAGAGGAGAGTGGCACGGCAGACCGAGGCGTCAGAGGGCACACATGGCCTGAGGCGCAGGTCGTCAGCGGAGGTCTCGCGAAGAGACAACAGGTCTCCGTCGGATGCCTGACACCCCACACCGATGCACGCTGTTCCCGCCCGTCTGCTGAGGACCCATGTCTTTCATGGACAGATGGATAGACACAGGAGTCTTGTCCGCCCAGGTAACGGCACTGGGACCACTCCACTCCTTGAGGCCGCTTAGGTGTCGGATGGATGACCTCAGGCTATTGTCTTCGAACCGGGGTATATGAGTCCCACTGGTCTGGAGACCTACGGATGTCCAGAGATGTCCAACTTCTCGGCAGCTGTGGCACACCCTGTTCAGGATGGTGATATACAATGTACAGCGGGCACACTTTCTCTCATGGCTCACCCCATGAGTCTTGCAACAGACTCCGATGGACCGGTTCCCTTAAAAGAGAAACACATCGGCCGTGAATAGAAAGATGGCCATCAGGTGAGAACACGATGCCCAGACCAGGCGCACTGACAAGATCCAGAGCGAATCGCAAAGTCAAGACCCCCGGTGGTCGGGTTGTTGTGCATAGGCGCAAGATCTATTCGACCCGCGGGAAGTGCGCTTTGAGCTCCCGCCCGCTCCAGATGCCGAGGGAGTCAAGACAGGACAGGCTGATACGCGCCAGTCACAGTTCAAAGCGTCCCAATCGGCCCTATGGCGGTATGATATGCGCATCGGCTCTGAAAAGAGAGATAATTAAGAGAGTCAGAGAATAGAGTCATGAAGCGCGTCATCACAATAGGCGGCCTTCACGGAACTGGAAAGAGCTCAGTAGCAGACAGGATTGCGAAAGAGTTCGGACTCAGAAGGATATCTGCAGGAGAGATATTCAGGACACTGGCAGCCGAGAGAGGAATGACTCTTGAGGAATTCAGTCGTGTTGCAGAGGGCGACGCAGCGATTGACAGACTTCTTGACGACACACTGGTTGCAGAGGCTGCCAAGGGCAATGCTGTCATAGATGGCCAACTCGCAGCGTGGATGGCACGCGAGAACGCGGACCTCAACATACTTCTCACCGCACCACTGGACGTGAGAGTCGCCAGAATCGCACAACGCGACGGCCGTGACTTTGAAGATGCAAAACGTGAGACCGTGACTCGCGAGGGGAGCGAAAGAGCAAGGTACCGAGAGTACTATGGCGTCGATATCACTGACCTGTCCGTATACGACATCATACTCAACACGGCCAAGTATACTCTCAATGATGTCGTGACCATACTGCGCCTCGCAGTTCAGACGTTCTTCGCTCAAGCCCAAGGTCACACCTAGCGCAACACTCTTATTCATACCAGTTTTGGAGCAGCCGTTCTCCCAGCACAGGGGATGAGGCACTATGGTGACTATGTGCTTCGTTTGACCCTGGCAGGTCGAGGTGCTTAACGATGAAGCTGTTTGATATCGGACGCGTCTGCGTCAAGGTCTCCGGTCGAGAGGCCGGGAAGTACTGTGTTGTAGTGGATGAGAAGGACACTGGCTACGTCATTGTGACCGGGCCAAAGAGTCTCAGTGGCGTGAGAAGGAGAAGCTGCAACACTAGACATCTTGAGCCACTGGAAACACTCTTGACAATCAAGGCCGGCGCTGACGACGACACCGTCATGAAGGCAATCGAACAGGCAGGATTGACTGAGAAGTTCAGGACCAGAGTCCAGATCACAGTATAGTCTGTGGGACAGGCTGGTGGTCTTCCGCATGCCCCGACTGCTTCCAGCAGACCGCCCGAGAGAGAGACTACTCAGAGCACAGGACTCGACAGACCCAGCCTATGGCTTTGCCTACCTTGAACGACTGCCCATGGACTACCTCCTGCAGAACTCGGTTGTGGTACTAGACAAGCCAGCAGGTCCAACAAGCCATGAGGTTGTGTCGTGGGTCAAGAGGATACTGAATGTCGACAGGGCAGGTCACTCCGGGACTCTGGACCCGTCAGTCACTGGGGTGTTGCCCATTGGCGTCGGCCGAGCGACAAAGGCAATGCAGGCGCTCCTGACTGCTGGGAAGGAGTACGTCTGCCTGATGGAACTTCATGACACGGTGTCAGAAGACAGGATTCGAGCGGTTGTCGAGGAATTCACAGGGAAGATCTACCAGAAGCCG
This window of the Candidatus Thorarchaeota archaeon genome carries:
- the rpl34e gene encoding 50S ribosomal protein L34e (the function of this protein in the ribosome is unknown), coding for MPRPGALTRSRANRKVKTPGGRVVVHRRKIYSTRGKCALSSRPLQMPRESRQDRLIRASHSSKRPNRPYGGMICASALKREIIKRVRE
- a CDS encoding AAA family ATPase — encoded protein: MKRVITIGGLHGTGKSSVADRIAKEFGLRRISAGEIFRTLAAERGMTLEEFSRVAEGDAAIDRLLDDTLVAEAAKGNAVIDGQLAAWMARENADLNILLTAPLDVRVARIAQRDGRDFEDAKRETVTREGSERARYREYYGVDITDLSVYDIILNTAKYTLNDVVTILRLAVQTFFAQAQGHT
- a CDS encoding 50S ribosomal protein L14e, producing the protein MKLFDIGRVCVKVSGREAGKYCVVVDEKDTGYVIVTGPKSLSGVRRRSCNTRHLEPLETLLTIKAGADDDTVMKAIEQAGLTEKFRTRVQITV
- a CDS encoding transposase; its protein translation is MSQSGESSHHGRITKRGSPRVRAVMVQAVQVAVRHDERMRARYHRVRTRRGAAKQQWRWHGNWW